In Stenotrophomonas sp. 169, one DNA window encodes the following:
- a CDS encoding DUF2789 domain-containing protein, whose amino-acid sequence MITTEPNMTNLFLQLGLDESEEAIAAFIVGNQLPSDVKVTQASIWSESQRQFLSESLKSDAAWAIVVDELNEALHSDADKASSGH is encoded by the coding sequence ATGATCACCACCGAACCGAACATGACCAACCTGTTCCTGCAGCTTGGACTGGATGAAAGCGAAGAAGCCATTGCGGCGTTCATCGTCGGCAATCAGCTGCCCTCGGACGTGAAAGTCACCCAGGCATCGATCTGGAGCGAGAGCCAGCGTCAGTTTCTTTCCGAGTCGCTGAAGTCCGACGCGGCGTGGGCCATCGTCGTGGACGAATTGAACGAAGCGCTGCATTCCGATGCAGACAAGGCGTCATCCGGGCACTGA
- a CDS encoding HDOD domain-containing protein has product MRILFVGDEASLPAELSEFIADLGEDWHTTTVTDGHAAMAAVSATALDAVIVSPYLPDMDATMLLGQIRTLRPQTIRVALIDAQQGTRPPPARLIGVAHRFLPLPLAPEVLLEALSSLEELRELLDSPRLRDAIGRIEKLPSPPHLYMSLTRALEHDDDADTAEVAKLVAADPAIAAKVLQLSNSAFFSSGRTISDLRSAVTRLGLATLRDLVLASEVFSTPTLPVSERNALQQRALMASRLTARLLPASSAELGATAALLADIGLLLPGVRNERTEPAGDEDARPGHAEAGAYLLGLWGLPMPIVEAVGFHLQPQRSSTRSFWVTGAVHVALALVNGEAVDEDYLQRANVLHKLPEWREQANALMGLSTAEA; this is encoded by the coding sequence GTGCGCATTCTGTTTGTTGGGGACGAAGCCAGCCTGCCGGCTGAGCTGAGCGAATTCATTGCCGATCTTGGGGAAGACTGGCATACCACTACGGTGACCGATGGGCATGCGGCGATGGCCGCGGTGTCGGCTACCGCGCTGGATGCGGTGATTGTCAGCCCGTACCTGCCCGACATGGACGCGACCATGCTGCTGGGGCAGATCCGTACCCTGCGGCCGCAGACCATCCGTGTGGCACTGATCGATGCACAGCAGGGCACCCGTCCGCCGCCGGCGCGATTGATCGGTGTGGCCCATCGTTTCCTGCCGCTTCCGCTGGCCCCTGAGGTCCTGCTCGAAGCGCTCAGCAGCCTGGAAGAGCTGCGCGAACTGCTGGACAGCCCGCGCCTGCGCGATGCCATCGGCCGCATCGAGAAACTGCCCTCGCCGCCGCACCTGTACATGAGCCTGACCCGCGCGCTGGAGCATGACGACGACGCCGACACCGCCGAAGTCGCCAAGCTGGTCGCCGCCGACCCCGCCATCGCGGCCAAGGTCCTGCAGTTGTCCAATTCGGCGTTCTTCAGCAGCGGCCGTACGATTTCCGACCTGCGCTCCGCCGTGACCCGGTTGGGCCTGGCCACTCTGCGCGATCTGGTGCTGGCCAGCGAAGTGTTTTCCACGCCCACGCTGCCGGTGTCGGAGCGCAATGCGCTGCAGCAGCGCGCGCTGATGGCCTCCCGACTCACCGCGCGCCTGCTGCCGGCCTCCAGTGCCGAACTGGGTGCCACCGCTGCGCTGCTGGCCGACATCGGCCTGCTGCTGCCGGGTGTGCGCAATGAGCGCACCGAGCCCGCCGGCGACGAGGATGCGCGGCCCGGCCACGCCGAGGCCGGTGCCTACCTGCTGGGCCTGTGGGGCCTGCCGATGCCGATCGTGGAAGCCGTGGGTTTCCACCTGCAACCGCAGCGCTCCAGCACACGCAGCTTCTGGGTAACCGGCGCGGTGCATGTCGCACTGGCGCTGGTGAACGGTGAAGCGGTGGATGAAGACTATCTGCAGCGCGCCAACGTCCTGCATAAGCTGCCGGAGTGGCGCGAGCAGGCGAACGCCCTGATGGGGTTGAGCACGGCCGAGGCGTGA
- the ppa gene encoding inorganic diphosphatase, with translation MGLELVSPGKNPPEEINVIIEIPKDSEPVKYEVDKDTGAIFVDRILSTPMRYPCNYGYVPSTLCGDGDPADVLVVLPLPLIPGSVVRCRPVGVLKMSDEAGSDEKILAVPISKVFSGYAHVEDIAQVSSHWLERIGHFFEHYKDLEKGKWVKLDGWAGAAEAKAILVEAHQRYLDGKA, from the coding sequence ATGGGTCTGGAACTCGTATCCCCCGGCAAGAACCCGCCGGAAGAAATCAACGTCATCATCGAGATCCCAAAGGATTCCGAGCCGGTCAAGTACGAAGTGGACAAGGACACCGGCGCGATCTTCGTTGACCGCATCCTGTCCACCCCGATGCGCTACCCGTGCAACTACGGCTATGTGCCGAGCACCCTGTGTGGCGATGGCGATCCGGCCGACGTGCTGGTGGTGCTGCCGCTGCCGCTGATCCCCGGCTCGGTGGTCCGCTGCCGTCCGGTCGGCGTGCTGAAGATGAGCGATGAAGCCGGCAGCGACGAAAAGATCCTGGCCGTGCCGATCTCCAAGGTGTTCAGCGGCTACGCCCACGTGGAAGACATCGCCCAGGTGTCGAGCCACTGGCTGGAGCGCATCGGCCACTTCTTCGAGCATTACAAGGACCTGGAAAAGGGCAAGTGGGTCAAGCTGGACGGCTGGGCAGGCGCGGCAGAAGCCAAGGCCATCCTGGTCGAAGCCCACCAGCGTTACCTGGACGGAAAGGCCTGA